A window of Paenibacillus sp. 19GGS1-52 contains these coding sequences:
- a CDS encoding DNA-3-methyladenine glycosylase I, producing MEVTRCGWVNEDPLYIAYHDEEWGKPLYEDRKLFELLMLEGMQAGLSWYTILKKRDRFRIAFDGFDPEIIVHYDDEKMEELMNDSGIIRNRLKIDSIVRNAGVYLQICREESSFADYLWSFAGGAPLINHWEHRAEVPATTPQSDAMSKALKKKGMKFVGSTICYAFMQSSGMVNDHTLNCFCRNSDLDLLR from the coding sequence TTGGAAGTAACTCGTTGTGGCTGGGTCAATGAAGATCCTCTATATATAGCATATCATGATGAGGAGTGGGGCAAGCCTCTTTATGAGGACAGAAAGCTGTTTGAATTGCTGATGCTGGAGGGCATGCAGGCCGGACTGAGCTGGTATACCATACTGAAGAAACGAGATCGCTTTAGAATAGCATTCGACGGGTTTGATCCGGAAATTATTGTGCATTATGATGATGAGAAAATGGAAGAGCTCATGAATGACAGCGGCATCATCAGAAACCGCTTAAAGATAGACTCTATTGTCCGGAATGCAGGTGTGTATTTGCAGATTTGCCGCGAAGAGAGCAGTTTTGCAGATTATCTCTGGAGTTTTGCAGGTGGAGCACCGCTAATTAACCATTGGGAGCACAGAGCTGAAGTACCAGCTACAACTCCACAGTCCGATGCGATGAGCAAGGCCTTGAAGAAGAAAGGCATGAAATTTGTGGGCTCGACCATCTGTTATGCCTTCATGCAATCATCCGGCATGGTGAATGACCATACCTTGAACTGTTTTTGCCGCAATAGCGATCTCGACCTGCTGCGCTGA
- a CDS encoding site-2 protease family protein: MDLLQSFIRIPLEQLPFFLITLLIAFTVHEFSHAYFANKFGDPTARLLGRMTLNPAVHFDFFGIILMLIAGFGWARPVPVNRENFSRPRLMGVVVSIVGPISNLLLGILGALIYAALEASGALNAISNDRLLQAIYMFFGIFIQLNFFLFLFNLIPLPPLDGYRIVEDIAPRPIRGKLQQYEQWASFLFLLIVFLPGLRAYTITPLNNWSTQLAGEFVNLFYKLSLKIFGS, translated from the coding sequence ATGGATTTATTACAGAGCTTTATACGTATACCGCTGGAACAGCTTCCATTCTTTCTGATTACTCTGCTTATCGCCTTTACGGTGCATGAGTTCAGCCATGCTTATTTTGCAAATAAGTTTGGTGATCCGACAGCCCGGTTGCTGGGACGCATGACACTTAATCCAGCCGTTCATTTTGATTTCTTTGGGATCATCCTAATGCTCATCGCGGGCTTCGGCTGGGCGCGTCCGGTTCCGGTAAACCGCGAGAACTTTAGTCGTCCCCGTCTTATGGGCGTCGTTGTATCCATTGTTGGACCCATAAGCAATTTACTACTTGGGATTCTGGGTGCGTTAATTTATGCAGCACTTGAGGCAAGTGGAGCTTTAAATGCGATCTCCAATGACCGTTTACTTCAGGCTATTTACATGTTTTTTGGTATTTTCATTCAACTCAATTTCTTTCTGTTCCTGTTCAATCTCATTCCGCTGCCGCCGCTGGATGGTTACCGGATTGTAGAAGATATCGCTCCACGCCCCATTCGCGGGAAATTACAGCAATACGAGCAGTGGGCTTCGTTTCTTTTTCTGCTGATCGTCTTTCTCCCTGGTTTGCGGGCTTACACCATTACACCCCTTAATAATTGGTCCACTCAACTGGCAGGAGAATTTGTGAACC
- a CDS encoding methyl-accepting chemotaxis protein codes for MDISDYQEVTDQLIVKSMEQNLAIIRFGLDRRVTYVNDIFARSMGYIKENMYGMHHKDLCFPQFVNSPDYEKFWQDLLSGKSYQDKIERMDSQGNTIWLEATYMPVFDEQNEKVLSISKVATDITERQNNISIVVARMQEMADSLNQRAETGIARSQELLVSINKIAEVSLDNTMILTELQKEAVTIHGMVQTIRNIASQTHLLALNAAIEAAHAGEFGRGFDVVAKEVRKLSSMVENTIIEVRDSVEAITIEVAKISSGTNRVQENVENSQQQIEVALNDFTTIATSAQDLDNQAREVLNSI; via the coding sequence ATGGATATCTCAGATTATCAAGAGGTTACCGATCAGCTTATTGTCAAATCTATGGAACAAAACCTGGCGATTATACGTTTTGGCCTGGATCGTCGTGTGACCTACGTTAATGATATTTTTGCCCGCTCCATGGGTTATATAAAAGAGAATATGTATGGAATGCACCATAAAGATCTTTGTTTCCCCCAATTTGTGAACAGTCCGGATTATGAAAAGTTCTGGCAGGACCTACTGTCAGGAAAAAGCTATCAAGATAAAATTGAACGGATGGATTCGCAAGGCAATACCATTTGGCTCGAAGCTACTTATATGCCTGTGTTCGACGAGCAGAATGAAAAAGTGCTCAGTATATCCAAGGTAGCAACGGATATTACTGAAAGACAAAATAACATTAGCATTGTTGTCGCCCGTATGCAGGAAATGGCAGACAGTCTGAATCAACGCGCCGAGACAGGAATTGCACGAAGTCAGGAATTATTGGTGAGCATCAACAAGATTGCGGAAGTATCTCTGGACAATACCATGATCCTGACCGAACTGCAGAAGGAAGCGGTAACGATCCATGGAATGGTGCAAACTATTCGTAATATCGCTTCACAGACCCACCTATTAGCCCTTAATGCGGCGATTGAGGCCGCTCATGCTGGAGAGTTTGGTCGAGGGTTTGATGTAGTAGCCAAAGAAGTAAGGAAATTGTCGTCAATGGTCGAGAATACGATCATTGAGGTCCGGGATAGTGTGGAAGCCATAACCATAGAAGTTGCAAAAATCTCCAGTGGCACCAACCGTGTACAAGAAAATGTAGAGAATAGTCAGCAGCAAATTGAAGTGGCGTTGAATGATTTCACAACAATTGCTACTTCTGCTCAGGATCTCGATAATCAAGCACGCGAAGTGTTAAATTCTATCTAG
- a CDS encoding ABC transporter ATP-binding protein, which yields MAKPEMTLDYMKWFQEENNKSAKMNPFALLSRLFREHGREVGLSAFYYMLKASPVWLLPLITANIINIVSYPERHTMGEFWINLAVIIIFILQNIPTHTLHISYISKAVRHVEAGLRSTLVRKLQQLSLSYHGDMNAGRLQSKVLRDVEAIDFLSRQMLMTIIPAGINLIVIIGLTLYHSWLVALFFVLMAPASIYLVRVFKNKMSSRNREVRRNIETMSGKVSETVEMIPVTRAHGLEDVEIRKVDAALQDIRERGHRLDVLEAYFGSSSWVVFQLFQVGCLFFTAYLAHKGYMEIGDIVMYQGFFNMIIGSVSSILNVYPNLVKGTESLHSVTEVLLSSDTEEYKGRTKLEDIRGTYSFENVAFNYKESDRHVLDQFSLEVKAGERIAFVGESGSGKSTILSLIIGFYKPQSGVIKVDGVPMAELSMKKYRQSLAIVLQNNILFSGTIRENISYGLPDISDEKVQQAVYMANLQDVIDGLPQGIETSVGEHGGRLSGGQRQRIAIARALVRDPRIIILDEATSALDNVSERHVQSAIETLMTGRTTFIVAHRLSTVRNADRIVVMKKGRIVEIGTYDELLAMNGEFYKLKNL from the coding sequence ATGGCAAAACCGGAAATGACGCTTGATTACATGAAATGGTTTCAGGAGGAGAACAACAAGAGTGCCAAAATGAATCCGTTCGCGCTGCTGAGCCGGCTGTTTCGTGAGCATGGCCGTGAGGTAGGGCTTTCAGCTTTCTATTACATGCTCAAGGCATCGCCAGTATGGTTGCTGCCTTTGATTACGGCCAATATTATTAACATCGTGAGCTATCCTGAGCGGCATACGATGGGTGAATTCTGGATCAATCTGGCTGTTATCATTATTTTTATTCTGCAAAATATTCCGACACATACGCTGCATATCAGCTATATCAGCAAAGCTGTGCGGCATGTAGAGGCTGGACTGCGCAGCACACTGGTGCGTAAGCTCCAGCAGCTGTCACTTAGTTACCATGGGGACATGAATGCCGGAAGGCTGCAGTCCAAGGTGCTGCGCGATGTAGAGGCGATTGATTTCCTCTCCAGACAGATGTTGATGACGATTATCCCAGCAGGGATTAACCTGATAGTCATAATCGGGCTTACGTTGTACCATAGCTGGCTGGTCGCTCTCTTTTTCGTGCTAATGGCACCTGCCTCTATCTATCTCGTGCGGGTGTTCAAGAATAAGATGTCCAGCCGTAACCGTGAGGTGCGGAGGAATATTGAGACGATGTCCGGCAAGGTATCGGAGACGGTTGAGATGATTCCGGTTACCCGTGCGCACGGTCTGGAGGATGTGGAAATCCGCAAAGTGGATGCTGCATTGCAGGATATCCGGGAGCGGGGGCATCGGCTGGATGTACTGGAGGCTTATTTTGGCTCCTCAAGCTGGGTTGTATTTCAACTGTTCCAGGTCGGCTGTTTGTTCTTTACAGCTTATCTTGCACATAAGGGCTACATGGAAATCGGTGATATCGTGATGTATCAGGGCTTTTTCAATATGATTATCGGCTCGGTCAGCTCCATTCTTAATGTGTACCCGAACCTGGTCAAAGGGACAGAATCACTGCATTCCGTCACGGAAGTACTACTGTCCTCGGATACGGAAGAATACAAAGGTCGGACTAAGCTTGAGGATATCCGCGGTACATACAGCTTCGAGAATGTTGCCTTCAACTATAAGGAATCGGATCGACATGTGCTCGACCAGTTCTCATTGGAGGTTAAGGCGGGAGAACGAATTGCTTTTGTGGGGGAATCGGGTTCTGGTAAATCAACGATACTTAGCCTGATTATTGGCTTCTATAAACCTCAGAGCGGTGTAATCAAGGTGGATGGAGTTCCCATGGCTGAGCTCAGCATGAAAAAATACCGTCAATCGTTAGCCATTGTGCTGCAGAATAACATTTTGTTCTCCGGTACCATTCGTGAGAATATTTCCTATGGTCTGCCCGACATCTCTGATGAAAAGGTACAGCAGGCTGTCTATATGGCCAATCTGCAGGATGTGATCGATGGTTTGCCGCAGGGGATTGAGACCTCTGTTGGAGAGCATGGCGGTCGGCTGTCCGGTGGCCAACGCCAACGGATCGCGATTGCACGAGCCCTGGTCAGAGATCCACGGATTATTATTCTCGATGAAGCAACCTCGGCGCTCGACAATGTGTCGGAGCGTCATGTACAGAGCGCGATAGAGACGCTGATGACAGGACGCACCACCTTTATCGTCGCCCACCGTTTGTCCACCGTCCGCAATGCTGATCGCATTGTTGTGATGAAGAAAGGGCGGATTGTCGAGATAGGTACCTACGATGAACTGCTGGCGATGAATGGCGAGTTCTACAAGCTGAAGAATTTGTAG
- the prmA gene encoding 50S ribosomal protein L11 methyltransferase produces MLWHELTIHTTEEAQEMISNLLYEAGAGGVSIEESGTLNKVRDTRYGELYDQPLNDIPEGEAVIKGYYSDTVSMEAIIEELTPRVEELREFGIDPGKALISWTTVDEDEWAHAWKQYFKPLRVSERLTIKPTWEEYTPESPEEKIIELDPGMAFGTGTHPTTALCLRALEKNISGGEEVIDVGTGSGILAVGAMLLGAKSVLALDLDPVAVASAQENVALNKLQQAITVKESDLLTLLGGAGVADTVAGDMWPSARPGHTLGENVLPADAEQEAEGSLGVTLPVQIVVANILAEIIVLFTEDVYRALKPGGIYITSGIYKDKEGLVAQALTASGFDIIEVSHEEDWVAFTAGKR; encoded by the coding sequence ATGTTATGGCATGAACTGACGATACATACAACAGAAGAAGCACAGGAAATGATCTCCAATCTGCTGTACGAAGCAGGCGCGGGCGGTGTTTCTATTGAGGAATCCGGTACGCTGAATAAAGTACGTGATACACGTTACGGTGAATTATACGATCAGCCGCTGAATGACATTCCCGAAGGGGAAGCGGTCATTAAAGGCTATTATTCCGATACCGTCTCCATGGAAGCCATTATAGAAGAGCTGACCCCAAGAGTGGAGGAACTGCGCGAATTCGGTATAGATCCTGGCAAAGCGCTGATCTCCTGGACAACCGTCGACGAAGATGAATGGGCCCATGCCTGGAAGCAATATTTTAAGCCACTACGTGTTTCCGAGCGCCTTACGATCAAACCGACTTGGGAGGAATATACGCCTGAAAGTCCGGAGGAGAAGATTATAGAGCTGGACCCAGGTATGGCATTCGGCACCGGTACCCATCCTACTACGGCGCTGTGCTTGCGTGCCCTGGAGAAGAATATTAGCGGCGGTGAGGAAGTGATCGACGTGGGTACAGGTTCAGGTATTCTGGCGGTAGGCGCAATGCTGCTGGGTGCGAAGTCCGTGCTGGCACTCGATCTGGACCCGGTGGCAGTAGCTAGTGCTCAGGAGAATGTAGCGTTGAATAAACTCCAGCAGGCCATTACGGTAAAAGAAAGCGACCTTCTGACGCTGCTCGGCGGCGCTGGTGTAGCAGATACGGTGGCAGGGGATATGTGGCCATCTGCCAGACCTGGCCATACCTTGGGTGAGAATGTCTTGCCTGCTGATGCTGAACAAGAAGCTGAAGGCAGCCTCGGAGTTACGCTCCCAGTACAAATAGTAGTGGCGAATATTTTGGCGGAAATCATTGTGCTGTTTACAGAGGATGTCTACCGTGCGCTTAAACCGGGTGGCATTTATATTACTTCCGGTATTTATAAGGATAAAGAAGGGCTTGTGGCACAGGCGCTGACAGCCTCCGGTTTTGACATTATTGAAGTATCCCATGAAGAAGATTGGGTGGCATTTACAGCCGGAAAGAGGTAA